The following proteins are encoded in a genomic region of Coffea eugenioides isolate CCC68of chromosome 6, Ceug_1.0, whole genome shotgun sequence:
- the LOC113774090 gene encoding subtilisin-like protease SBT1.8 produces the protein MGGSAIWSSCVVALLLQSCLLITPTSAKKTYLVQMKHHQKPPSYSTHTDWYSDRLQSLTSSSHPDSIVYSYTTAYHGFAASLDPEEADSLRQSDEVLGVYEDAVYQLHTTRSPEFLGLDSELGLWAGHTPQERNQASQDVIVGVLDTGVWPESKSFSDAGLPDVPSRWRGQCESAVDFNPKVHCNKKLIGARFFSRGYHMAAGEKPSRETESPRDHDGHGTHTSSTAAGSAVGNASLLGYASGTARGMAVHARVATYKVCWTSGCFGSDILAGMEHAILDGVDVLSLSLGGGSGPYYRDTIAIGAFSAMEKGILVSCSAGNSGPAKASLANLAPWIMTVGAGTIDRDFPAYAVLGSGQKFAGVSLYSGKGMGRKSVGLVYNRGNNVSSNLCMPGSLDPSQVTGKVVLCDRGVNARVEKGGVVRDAGGIGMILANTEASGEELVADSHLLPAVAVGRKVGDVIREYVKSNRNPTAALSFGGTVVNVKPSPVVAAFTSRGPNMVTPQILKPDVIGPGVNILAAWSEAVGPTGLQKDTRKTLFNIMSGTSMSCPHISGLAALLKAAHPDWSPSAIKSALMTTAYTKDNTNSPLRDAADATISTPFAHGAGHVDPHKAISPGLVYDATPDDYVAFLCSLNYAPEQIQSIVKRPNVTCSRKFKDPGHLNYPSFSILFDSTRVVRYTRELTNVGAAASIYHSTIEAPSTVAVAVKPSKLVFKSVGEKQRYTVTFVSKKGASPMTKDAFGSIAWTNAEHQVRSPVAFSWTLCRDGCGE, from the exons ATGGGGGGTTCTGCGATCTGGTCCTCCTGTGTCGTTGCCCTTCTTCTCCAATCATGTCTACTCATCACTCCCACTTCTGCCAAAAAGACTTACTTAGTCCAAATGAAACACCACCAAAAGCCTCCGTCTTACTCTACTCATACCGACTGGTACAGCGACCGCCTTCAGTCCCTCACATCCTCCTCCCACCCTGACTCTATAGTATATTCCTACACCACCGCTTACCATGGTTTTGCTGCCTCATTGGACCCCGAGGAGGCCGACTCTCTCCGTCAATCCGATGAGGTCCTCGGGGTCTACGAGGATGCAGTTTACCAACTCCACACCACCCGCAGCCCAGAATTCCTCGGCTTGGATTCTGAACTCGGCTTGTGGGCTGGCCACACCCCGCAAGAACGCAACCAGGCCTCCCAGGACGTCATCGTTGGCGTCCTGGACACCGGCGTATGGCCCGAGTCCAAGAGCTTTTCTGACGCGGGCCTGCCGGATGTCCCATCCAGATGGCGAGGCCAGTGTGAGAGTGCCGTGGATTTCAATCCAAAAGTACACTGCAACAAGAAACTAATAGGTGCAAGGTTCTTCTCCAGGGGCTACCACATGGCCGCTGGGGAAAAACCGTCGAGAGAAACCGAATCCCCTCGCGACCACGACGGTCACGGTACTCATACATCGTCCACTGCTGCTGGCTCTGCTGTAGGTAATGCTAGCCTTCTCGGCTACGCCAGCGGAACTGCCCGAGGCATGGCGGTACACGCCCGGGTGGCCACTTACAAGGTTTGCTGGACATCTGGATGTTTTGGTTCTGATATTCTTGCAGGAATGGAACATGCGATTTTGGATGGGGTTGATGTGCTCTCCCTATCACTAGGTGGCGGCTCTGGGCCTTACTATCGGGATACGATTGCAATAGGAGCATTTTCTGCTATGGAGAAGGGCATACTTGTGTCTTGCTCAGCGGGCAATAGCGGCCCAGCTAAGGCATCGTTGGCTAATTTGGCTCCTTGGATAATGACGGTTGGAGCCGGAACCATAGACAGAGATTTCCCAGCTTATGCTGTACTCGGGAGTGGCCAGAAATTTGCAGGCGTTTCGTTGTATAGTGGGAAAGGGATGGGGAGAAAATCTGTGGGTTTGGTCTACAACAGGGGTAACAATGTCTCGAGCAATTTATGCATGCCGGGTTCACTCGATCCCAGCCAAGTGACTGGAAAAGTTGTCTTGTGTGATAGAGGTGTTAACGCAAGGGTGGAGAAGGGTGGGGTGGTGAGGGATGCTGGTGGGATCGGGATGATATTAGCTAATACGGAGGCTAGTGGGGAGGAGCTGGTGGCGGATAGTCATCTGTTGCCGGCTGTGGCGGTGGGGAGGAAGGTTGGTGATGTTATAAGGGAGTATGTGAAGAGTAATCGTAACCCCACGGCGGCGCTCAGCTTCGGTGGGACGGTGGTGAATGTCAAGCCGTCGCCGGTGGTGGCAGCATTTACCTCCAGAGGGCCCAATATGGTGACCCCACAAATCCTGAAGCCAGATGTGATTGGACCTGGAGTCAACATCCTAGCTGCTTGGTCTGAGGCTGTTGGGCCGACTGGGCTTCAGAAGGATACGAGGAAAACTCTGTTCAACATCATGTCTG GTACATCAATGTCATGCCCACATATTAGCGGATTGGCAGCGCTGCTGAAAGCAGCACATCCAGATTGGAGTCCAAGTGCAATCAAATCTGCACTCATGACTACTGCCTATACTAAGGACAACACCAACTCCCCTCTGCGCGATGCTGCGGATGCTACAATTTCCACCCCATTCGCTCATGGGGCTGGTCATGTCGACCCCCACAAGGCCATTTCTCCAGGCCTTGTCTATGACGCTACTCCAGATGACTACGTTGCCTTCCTTTGCTCCTTGAATTATGCCCCGGAGCAAATACAGAGCATAGTCAAGCGCCCGAACGTCACCTGTTCCAGGAAATTTAAAGACCCTGGCCACCTCAACTATCCATCATTCTCTATCCTATTTGACAGCACCAGAGTCGTGCGATATACCCGCGAACTGACGAATGTGGGAGCTGCAGCATCCATCTACCACTCCACCATTGAAGCACCTTCAACTGTGGCGGTGGCAGTGAAGCCATCTAAGCTTGTTTTCAAGAGTGTAGGAGAAAAGCAGCGATACACGGTCACATTTGTTTCGAAGAAGGGCGCAAGTCCAATGACTAAGGATGCATTTGGTTCAATTGCTTGGACCAATGCTGAACACCAAGTCAGGAGTCCAGTTGCCTTCTCCTGGACACTGTGTCGAGATGGTTGCGGTGAATGA